From a region of the Plodia interpunctella isolate USDA-ARS_2022_Savannah chromosome 13, ilPloInte3.2, whole genome shotgun sequence genome:
- the shep gene encoding protein alan shepard isoform X5, producing the protein MGGGCGTGGARVPTAASPANTASSSSSNTGSAGGTRSTSLSTAPPPPASTASTAGGQVGEQLSRTNLYIRGLSQNTTDKDLVQMCQMYGNIISTKAILDKNTNKCKGYGFVDFETIASAEAAVKGLQAKGVQAQMAKVGIWFLRRLNRQQEQDPTNLYMANLPPHFKENDVDQLLAKFGQVVSTRILRDTHGHSKGVGFARMESREKCEQIIQMFNGNAIPGAKEPLLVKFADGGNKKKALYNKQNDNNGRAWRDTNDSITQAMSAGGVYAGGVGAAGAGGECAGVYRGGASVYSVTAFHPHAQLHHHHHAAHPTAWLAPYPALIPSTHPAHHAAHPAHPTHIPIDSVPSQYVNWDSIRPESELYYFASHPYQYFPGPTQPIIQLPMESEHASTAASPDEAYQTYPPPK; encoded by the exons ATGGGAGGCGGCTGCGGAACGGGAGGCGCGCGGGTGCCGACGGCGGCGTCGCCGGCCAACACGGCGTCATCGTCCTCGTCCAACACGGGCTCGGCGGGCGGCACGCGCTCCACTAGCCTGAGCACTGCGCCCCCGCCCCCCGCCTCCACGGCCTCCACCGCCGGCGGACAGGTCGGCGAACAGCTCAGCCGCACCAACCTATACATACGCGGCCTTAGCCAAAACACCACCGATAAGGACCTCGTCCAAATGTGCCAGAT GTATGGCAACATTATTTCAACAAAAGCAATATTGGATAAAAATACGAATAAATGTAAAG GTTACGGTTTTGTAGATTTTGAAACAATCGCGTCGGCGGAGGCAGCTGTTAAAGGATTACAAGCCAAAGGTGTTCAGGCCCAGATGGCTAAAGTGGGTATCTGGTTCCTGCGTAGACTGAACCGT CAACAAGAGCAGGACCCAACCAACCTGTACATGGCGAACCTGCCGCCCCACTTTAAGGAAAATGATGTGGACCAGCTCTTAGCCAAGTTTGGACAAGTGGTGTCAACAAGGATCCTGCGCGATACCCACGGCCACAGCAAAGGTGTTGGCTTTGCGCGGATGGAGTCTAGGGAGAAATGCGAGCAAATTATCCAA ATGTTTAACGGGAACGCAATCCCTGGTGCAAAGGAGCCCCTATTAGTAAAATTCGCCGACGGAGGCAACAAGAAGAAAGCGCTTTATAACAAGCAAAACGACAACAATGGAAGAGCGTGGCGGGACACCAATGATTCCATTACGCAg GCCATGAGCGCCGGCGGCGTTTACGCAGGCGGCGTAGGCGCAGCGGGCGCAGGCGGCGAGTGCGCAGGCGTGTACCGTGGCGGTGCAAGCGTGTATAGCGTGACGGCGTTCCACCCTCACGCGCAActccaccaccaccaccacgcCGCTCACCCGACCGCCTGGCTGGCCCCCTACCCCGCGCTCATCCCCTCGACCCACCCCGCCCACCACGCGGCACATCCTGCGCATCCCACACACATACCCATCGACTCTGTGCCTAGCCAATAC GTAAACTGGGACAGCATAAGGCCGGAAAGTGAATTATAC TACTTCGCGTCGCATCCGTACCAGTACTTCCCGGGTCCGACTCAGCCCATCATCCAGCTGCCCATGGAGAGCGAACACGCGTCGACGGCGGCGTCCCCGGACGAGGCCTACCAGACGTACCCGCCTCCCAAGTAG
- the shep gene encoding protein alan shepard isoform X3, whose translation MALHLETALQRKLNFKMTTSSGGCRSASGAGAGAVTVANAGAGGAGACAARMASAGAQYRGGAQQWPAAYTPQPCRYPPPPQPYAAAPSPYTPHQYSGATMGGGCGTGGARVPTAASPANTASSSSSNTGSAGGTRSTSLSTAPPPPASTASTAGGQVGEQLSRTNLYIRGLSQNTTDKDLVQMCQMYGNIISTKAILDKNTNKCKGYGFVDFETIASAEAAVKGLQAKGVQAQMAKVGIWFLRRLNRQQEQDPTNLYMANLPPHFKENDVDQLLAKFGQVVSTRILRDTHGHSKGVGFARMESREKCEQIIQMFNGNAIPGAKEPLLVKFADGGNKKKALYNKQNDNNGRAWRDTNDSITQAMSAGGVYAGGVGAAGAGGECAGVYRGGASVYSVTAFHPHAQLHHHHHAAHPTAWLAPYPALIPSTHPAHHAAHPAHPTHIPIDSVPSQYYFASHPYQYFPGPTQPIIQLPMESEHASTAASPDEAYQTYPPPK comes from the exons agCAGCGGCGGTTGTCGTTCAGCAAGCGgagcgggcgcgggcgcggtgACGGTCGCGAACGCAggcgcgggcggcgcgggGGCGTGCGCGGCGCGCATGGCGAGCGCAGGCGCGCAGTACCGCGGCGGCGCGCAGCAGTGGCCGGCGGCCTACACGCCGCAGCCCTGCCGCtacccgccgccgccgcagcCCTACGCAGCAGCGCCTAGCCCTTACACGCCGCACCAA TACAGCGGCGCGACGATGGGAGGCGGCTGCGGAACGGGAGGCGCGCGGGTGCCGACGGCGGCGTCGCCGGCCAACACGGCGTCATCGTCCTCGTCCAACACGGGCTCGGCGGGCGGCACGCGCTCCACTAGCCTGAGCACTGCGCCCCCGCCCCCCGCCTCCACGGCCTCCACCGCCGGCGGACAGGTCGGCGAACAGCTCAGCCGCACCAACCTATACATACGCGGCCTTAGCCAAAACACCACCGATAAGGACCTCGTCCAAATGTGCCAGAT GTATGGCAACATTATTTCAACAAAAGCAATATTGGATAAAAATACGAATAAATGTAAAG GTTACGGTTTTGTAGATTTTGAAACAATCGCGTCGGCGGAGGCAGCTGTTAAAGGATTACAAGCCAAAGGTGTTCAGGCCCAGATGGCTAAAGTGGGTATCTGGTTCCTGCGTAGACTGAACCGT CAACAAGAGCAGGACCCAACCAACCTGTACATGGCGAACCTGCCGCCCCACTTTAAGGAAAATGATGTGGACCAGCTCTTAGCCAAGTTTGGACAAGTGGTGTCAACAAGGATCCTGCGCGATACCCACGGCCACAGCAAAGGTGTTGGCTTTGCGCGGATGGAGTCTAGGGAGAAATGCGAGCAAATTATCCAA ATGTTTAACGGGAACGCAATCCCTGGTGCAAAGGAGCCCCTATTAGTAAAATTCGCCGACGGAGGCAACAAGAAGAAAGCGCTTTATAACAAGCAAAACGACAACAATGGAAGAGCGTGGCGGGACACCAATGATTCCATTACGCAg GCCATGAGCGCCGGCGGCGTTTACGCAGGCGGCGTAGGCGCAGCGGGCGCAGGCGGCGAGTGCGCAGGCGTGTACCGTGGCGGTGCAAGCGTGTATAGCGTGACGGCGTTCCACCCTCACGCGCAActccaccaccaccaccacgcCGCTCACCCGACCGCCTGGCTGGCCCCCTACCCCGCGCTCATCCCCTCGACCCACCCCGCCCACCACGCGGCACATCCTGCGCATCCCACACACATACCCATCGACTCTGTGCCTAGCCAATAC TACTTCGCGTCGCATCCGTACCAGTACTTCCCGGGTCCGACTCAGCCCATCATCCAGCTGCCCATGGAGAGCGAACACGCGTCGACGGCGGCGTCCCCGGACGAGGCCTACCAGACGTACCCGCCTCCCAAGTAG
- the shep gene encoding protein alan shepard isoform X4, giving the protein MASAGAQYRGGAQQWPAAYTPQPCRYPPPPQPYAAAPSPYTPHQYSGATMGGGCGTGGARVPTAASPANTASSSSSNTGSAGGTRSTSLSTAPPPPASTASTAGGQVGEQLSRTNLYIRGLSQNTTDKDLVQMCQMYGNIISTKAILDKNTNKCKGYGFVDFETIASAEAAVKGLQAKGVQAQMAKVGIWFLRRLNRQQEQDPTNLYMANLPPHFKENDVDQLLAKFGQVVSTRILRDTHGHSKGVGFARMESREKCEQIIQMFNGNAIPGAKEPLLVKFADGGNKKKALYNKQNDNNGRAWRDTNDSITQAMSAGGVYAGGVGAAGAGGECAGVYRGGASVYSVTAFHPHAQLHHHHHAAHPTAWLAPYPALIPSTHPAHHAAHPAHPTHIPIDSVPSQYVNWDSIRPESELYYFASHPYQYFPGPTQPIIQLPMESEHASTAASPDEAYQTYPPPK; this is encoded by the exons ATGGCGAGCGCAGGCGCGCAGTACCGCGGCGGCGCGCAGCAGTGGCCGGCGGCCTACACGCCGCAGCCCTGCCGCtacccgccgccgccgcagcCCTACGCAGCAGCGCCTAGCCCTTACACGCCGCACCAA TACAGCGGCGCGACGATGGGAGGCGGCTGCGGAACGGGAGGCGCGCGGGTGCCGACGGCGGCGTCGCCGGCCAACACGGCGTCATCGTCCTCGTCCAACACGGGCTCGGCGGGCGGCACGCGCTCCACTAGCCTGAGCACTGCGCCCCCGCCCCCCGCCTCCACGGCCTCCACCGCCGGCGGACAGGTCGGCGAACAGCTCAGCCGCACCAACCTATACATACGCGGCCTTAGCCAAAACACCACCGATAAGGACCTCGTCCAAATGTGCCAGAT GTATGGCAACATTATTTCAACAAAAGCAATATTGGATAAAAATACGAATAAATGTAAAG GTTACGGTTTTGTAGATTTTGAAACAATCGCGTCGGCGGAGGCAGCTGTTAAAGGATTACAAGCCAAAGGTGTTCAGGCCCAGATGGCTAAAGTGGGTATCTGGTTCCTGCGTAGACTGAACCGT CAACAAGAGCAGGACCCAACCAACCTGTACATGGCGAACCTGCCGCCCCACTTTAAGGAAAATGATGTGGACCAGCTCTTAGCCAAGTTTGGACAAGTGGTGTCAACAAGGATCCTGCGCGATACCCACGGCCACAGCAAAGGTGTTGGCTTTGCGCGGATGGAGTCTAGGGAGAAATGCGAGCAAATTATCCAA ATGTTTAACGGGAACGCAATCCCTGGTGCAAAGGAGCCCCTATTAGTAAAATTCGCCGACGGAGGCAACAAGAAGAAAGCGCTTTATAACAAGCAAAACGACAACAATGGAAGAGCGTGGCGGGACACCAATGATTCCATTACGCAg GCCATGAGCGCCGGCGGCGTTTACGCAGGCGGCGTAGGCGCAGCGGGCGCAGGCGGCGAGTGCGCAGGCGTGTACCGTGGCGGTGCAAGCGTGTATAGCGTGACGGCGTTCCACCCTCACGCGCAActccaccaccaccaccacgcCGCTCACCCGACCGCCTGGCTGGCCCCCTACCCCGCGCTCATCCCCTCGACCCACCCCGCCCACCACGCGGCACATCCTGCGCATCCCACACACATACCCATCGACTCTGTGCCTAGCCAATAC GTAAACTGGGACAGCATAAGGCCGGAAAGTGAATTATAC TACTTCGCGTCGCATCCGTACCAGTACTTCCCGGGTCCGACTCAGCCCATCATCCAGCTGCCCATGGAGAGCGAACACGCGTCGACGGCGGCGTCCCCGGACGAGGCCTACCAGACGTACCCGCCTCCCAAGTAG
- the shep gene encoding protein alan shepard isoform X2, whose protein sequence is MALHLETALQRKLNFKMTTSSGGCRSASGAGAGAVTVANAGAGGAGACAARMASAGAQYRGGAQQWPAAYTPQPCRYPPPPQPYAAAPSPYTPHQYSGATMGGGCGTGGARVPTAASPANTASSSSSNTGSAGGTRSTSLSTAPPPPASTASTAGGQVGEQLSRTNLYIRGLSQNTTDKDLVQMCQMYGNIISTKAILDKNTNKCKGYGFVDFETIASAEAAVKGLQAKGVQAQMAKQQEQDPTNLYMANLPPHFKENDVDQLLAKFGQVVSTRILRDTHGHSKGVGFARMESREKCEQIIQMFNGNAIPGAKEPLLVKFADGGNKKKALYNKQNDNNGRAWRDTNDSITQAMSAGGVYAGGVGAAGAGGECAGVYRGGASVYSVTAFHPHAQLHHHHHAAHPTAWLAPYPALIPSTHPAHHAAHPAHPTHIPIDSVPSQYVNWDSIRPESELYYFASHPYQYFPGPTQPIIQLPMESEHASTAASPDEAYQTYPPPK, encoded by the exons agCAGCGGCGGTTGTCGTTCAGCAAGCGgagcgggcgcgggcgcggtgACGGTCGCGAACGCAggcgcgggcggcgcgggGGCGTGCGCGGCGCGCATGGCGAGCGCAGGCGCGCAGTACCGCGGCGGCGCGCAGCAGTGGCCGGCGGCCTACACGCCGCAGCCCTGCCGCtacccgccgccgccgcagcCCTACGCAGCAGCGCCTAGCCCTTACACGCCGCACCAA TACAGCGGCGCGACGATGGGAGGCGGCTGCGGAACGGGAGGCGCGCGGGTGCCGACGGCGGCGTCGCCGGCCAACACGGCGTCATCGTCCTCGTCCAACACGGGCTCGGCGGGCGGCACGCGCTCCACTAGCCTGAGCACTGCGCCCCCGCCCCCCGCCTCCACGGCCTCCACCGCCGGCGGACAGGTCGGCGAACAGCTCAGCCGCACCAACCTATACATACGCGGCCTTAGCCAAAACACCACCGATAAGGACCTCGTCCAAATGTGCCAGAT GTATGGCAACATTATTTCAACAAAAGCAATATTGGATAAAAATACGAATAAATGTAAAG GTTACGGTTTTGTAGATTTTGAAACAATCGCGTCGGCGGAGGCAGCTGTTAAAGGATTACAAGCCAAAGGTGTTCAGGCCCAGATGGCTAAA CAACAAGAGCAGGACCCAACCAACCTGTACATGGCGAACCTGCCGCCCCACTTTAAGGAAAATGATGTGGACCAGCTCTTAGCCAAGTTTGGACAAGTGGTGTCAACAAGGATCCTGCGCGATACCCACGGCCACAGCAAAGGTGTTGGCTTTGCGCGGATGGAGTCTAGGGAGAAATGCGAGCAAATTATCCAA ATGTTTAACGGGAACGCAATCCCTGGTGCAAAGGAGCCCCTATTAGTAAAATTCGCCGACGGAGGCAACAAGAAGAAAGCGCTTTATAACAAGCAAAACGACAACAATGGAAGAGCGTGGCGGGACACCAATGATTCCATTACGCAg GCCATGAGCGCCGGCGGCGTTTACGCAGGCGGCGTAGGCGCAGCGGGCGCAGGCGGCGAGTGCGCAGGCGTGTACCGTGGCGGTGCAAGCGTGTATAGCGTGACGGCGTTCCACCCTCACGCGCAActccaccaccaccaccacgcCGCTCACCCGACCGCCTGGCTGGCCCCCTACCCCGCGCTCATCCCCTCGACCCACCCCGCCCACCACGCGGCACATCCTGCGCATCCCACACACATACCCATCGACTCTGTGCCTAGCCAATAC GTAAACTGGGACAGCATAAGGCCGGAAAGTGAATTATAC TACTTCGCGTCGCATCCGTACCAGTACTTCCCGGGTCCGACTCAGCCCATCATCCAGCTGCCCATGGAGAGCGAACACGCGTCGACGGCGGCGTCCCCGGACGAGGCCTACCAGACGTACCCGCCTCCCAAGTAG
- the shep gene encoding protein alan shepard isoform X1 — MALHLETALQRKLNFKMTTSSGGCRSASGAGAGAVTVANAGAGGAGACAARMASAGAQYRGGAQQWPAAYTPQPCRYPPPPQPYAAAPSPYTPHQYSGATMGGGCGTGGARVPTAASPANTASSSSSNTGSAGGTRSTSLSTAPPPPASTASTAGGQVGEQLSRTNLYIRGLSQNTTDKDLVQMCQMYGNIISTKAILDKNTNKCKGYGFVDFETIASAEAAVKGLQAKGVQAQMAKVGIWFLRRLNRQQEQDPTNLYMANLPPHFKENDVDQLLAKFGQVVSTRILRDTHGHSKGVGFARMESREKCEQIIQMFNGNAIPGAKEPLLVKFADGGNKKKALYNKQNDNNGRAWRDTNDSITQAMSAGGVYAGGVGAAGAGGECAGVYRGGASVYSVTAFHPHAQLHHHHHAAHPTAWLAPYPALIPSTHPAHHAAHPAHPTHIPIDSVPSQYVNWDSIRPESELYYFASHPYQYFPGPTQPIIQLPMESEHASTAASPDEAYQTYPPPK; from the exons agCAGCGGCGGTTGTCGTTCAGCAAGCGgagcgggcgcgggcgcggtgACGGTCGCGAACGCAggcgcgggcggcgcgggGGCGTGCGCGGCGCGCATGGCGAGCGCAGGCGCGCAGTACCGCGGCGGCGCGCAGCAGTGGCCGGCGGCCTACACGCCGCAGCCCTGCCGCtacccgccgccgccgcagcCCTACGCAGCAGCGCCTAGCCCTTACACGCCGCACCAA TACAGCGGCGCGACGATGGGAGGCGGCTGCGGAACGGGAGGCGCGCGGGTGCCGACGGCGGCGTCGCCGGCCAACACGGCGTCATCGTCCTCGTCCAACACGGGCTCGGCGGGCGGCACGCGCTCCACTAGCCTGAGCACTGCGCCCCCGCCCCCCGCCTCCACGGCCTCCACCGCCGGCGGACAGGTCGGCGAACAGCTCAGCCGCACCAACCTATACATACGCGGCCTTAGCCAAAACACCACCGATAAGGACCTCGTCCAAATGTGCCAGAT GTATGGCAACATTATTTCAACAAAAGCAATATTGGATAAAAATACGAATAAATGTAAAG GTTACGGTTTTGTAGATTTTGAAACAATCGCGTCGGCGGAGGCAGCTGTTAAAGGATTACAAGCCAAAGGTGTTCAGGCCCAGATGGCTAAAGTGGGTATCTGGTTCCTGCGTAGACTGAACCGT CAACAAGAGCAGGACCCAACCAACCTGTACATGGCGAACCTGCCGCCCCACTTTAAGGAAAATGATGTGGACCAGCTCTTAGCCAAGTTTGGACAAGTGGTGTCAACAAGGATCCTGCGCGATACCCACGGCCACAGCAAAGGTGTTGGCTTTGCGCGGATGGAGTCTAGGGAGAAATGCGAGCAAATTATCCAA ATGTTTAACGGGAACGCAATCCCTGGTGCAAAGGAGCCCCTATTAGTAAAATTCGCCGACGGAGGCAACAAGAAGAAAGCGCTTTATAACAAGCAAAACGACAACAATGGAAGAGCGTGGCGGGACACCAATGATTCCATTACGCAg GCCATGAGCGCCGGCGGCGTTTACGCAGGCGGCGTAGGCGCAGCGGGCGCAGGCGGCGAGTGCGCAGGCGTGTACCGTGGCGGTGCAAGCGTGTATAGCGTGACGGCGTTCCACCCTCACGCGCAActccaccaccaccaccacgcCGCTCACCCGACCGCCTGGCTGGCCCCCTACCCCGCGCTCATCCCCTCGACCCACCCCGCCCACCACGCGGCACATCCTGCGCATCCCACACACATACCCATCGACTCTGTGCCTAGCCAATAC GTAAACTGGGACAGCATAAGGCCGGAAAGTGAATTATAC TACTTCGCGTCGCATCCGTACCAGTACTTCCCGGGTCCGACTCAGCCCATCATCCAGCTGCCCATGGAGAGCGAACACGCGTCGACGGCGGCGTCCCCGGACGAGGCCTACCAGACGTACCCGCCTCCCAAGTAG